A region from the Deinococcus multiflagellatus genome encodes:
- a CDS encoding nitroreductase family protein, translating into MNLIDGMLARRTTNGPFRPEPVSREHQHLLMRVAQAAPSHFNSQPWRFVLIEERATIERVAQIAGQSMTELIEAGVFFERYRRYFRFSEAEMDARRDGIHIDHLPGPLKPFTRQVFSDAGLKLMRQLGVPRKLGEDNRKLVAGSPLLLAALLDKTEYRPGELSGFYSVFGLGAAMENIWNAVGALGMGIQFVSTPMEIPRHWQALGELLQVPPDLELMAVYRLGYLPEQGARPSIDWSSRHRKRLSQFVFRETCAVPEQDTQGPQGA; encoded by the coding sequence ATGAACCTGATAGACGGCATGCTGGCGCGGCGCACCACCAATGGCCCTTTTCGGCCAGAGCCGGTGAGCCGCGAACACCAGCACCTGCTGATGCGGGTGGCGCAGGCCGCGCCCAGCCATTTCAATTCGCAGCCCTGGCGCTTTGTGCTCATTGAGGAGCGCGCCACCATTGAGCGCGTGGCCCAGATTGCCGGCCAGAGCATGACCGAACTGATCGAAGCGGGCGTGTTTTTCGAGCGGTACCGCCGTTACTTCCGCTTCTCGGAAGCCGAGATGGACGCCCGGCGCGACGGCATTCACATTGACCACCTGCCCGGCCCCCTGAAACCCTTTACCCGGCAGGTCTTTTCCGACGCGGGCCTGAAACTGATGCGCCAGCTGGGCGTGCCGAGGAAGCTGGGCGAAGACAACCGCAAGCTGGTGGCGGGAAGCCCCCTGCTGCTGGCGGCGCTGCTGGACAAAACCGAATACCGGCCCGGCGAACTCAGCGGGTTTTACTCGGTCTTTGGCCTGGGCGCCGCCATGGAAAACATCTGGAACGCCGTGGGGGCGCTGGGGATGGGCATTCAGTTTGTCAGCACGCCCATGGAGATTCCCCGGCACTGGCAGGCCCTGGGCGAACTGCTGCAGGTGCCGCCGGACCTGGAACTGATGGCCGTCTACCGCCTGGGGTACCTGCCCGAGCAGGGGGCCCGGCCGTCGATTGACTGGAGCAGCCGCCACCGCAAGCGGCTGTCGCAGTTTGTGTTCCGCGAAACCTGCGCCGTGCCGGAGCAGGACACGCAGGGGCCACAGGGTGCCTGA
- a CDS encoding BON domain-containing protein: MGQGMGGQTSFRGRGPKGQPRRDERIREVVSDMLKNHHELAASGLGVQVQNGAVNRSGTVMNRRQKQLPEDCLDGVRGVHGSTTNLRV; encoded by the coding sequence ATGGGTCAGGGCATGGGCGGCCAGACCAGCTTCCGGGGGCGCGGCCCCAAGGGCCAGCCGCGCCGTGACGAGCGTATCCGCGAAGTGGTCAGCGACATGCTCAAAAACCACCACGAACTCGCCGCCAGCGGGCTTGGGGTGCAGGTGCAAAACGGTGCGGTGAACCGGAGCGGCACAGTGATGAACCGCCGCCAGAAACAGCTGCCCGAGGACTGTTTGGACGGCGTGCGCGGAGTACACGGGTCCACAACCAATCTGCGTGTCTAG
- a CDS encoding aldo/keto reductase yields MTETTAPAAASGTFNIGGDLSVNRLGFGAMRVTGEGVWGDPTDRRAALDTLRALPELGVNLIDTADSYGPAVSEELLREALHPFDTVVIATKAGLTRTGPNVWIPLGRPEYLKQQAHLSCRRLGVERIDLWQLHRIDVSVPRDEQFGAIKELMDEGIIRHAGLSEVSVEEIEAARAVFPVATVQNLYNLVNRKSEDVVDYCEREGIGFLPWYPLAAGGLARPGSVLSDVAGRLGATPSQVALAWVLRRSPVMLPIPGTGKRKHLEENVAAARLSLSDEDFRALDQVGREEWAKQGG; encoded by the coding sequence ATGACCGAAACGACTGCACCCGCCGCTGCCAGCGGCACCTTCAACATTGGCGGTGACCTGAGTGTGAACCGGCTGGGCTTCGGCGCCATGCGTGTCACCGGTGAGGGCGTGTGGGGCGATCCCACCGACCGCCGCGCGGCCCTGGACACCCTGCGGGCCCTGCCCGAACTGGGCGTGAACCTCATTGACACCGCCGACAGCTACGGCCCGGCGGTCAGCGAGGAACTGCTGCGCGAGGCGCTGCACCCCTTTGACACCGTGGTGATCGCCACCAAGGCCGGCCTGACCCGCACCGGTCCCAATGTCTGGATTCCGCTGGGGCGCCCGGAGTACCTGAAGCAGCAGGCGCACCTCAGCTGCCGCCGCCTGGGCGTGGAACGCATTGACCTGTGGCAGCTGCACCGCATTGATGTCAGCGTGCCGCGTGACGAGCAGTTCGGCGCCATCAAGGAACTGATGGACGAGGGCATCATTCGTCACGCCGGCCTGTCTGAAGTCAGCGTGGAAGAAATCGAGGCGGCCCGCGCCGTGTTTCCGGTGGCCACCGTGCAGAACCTGTACAACCTCGTCAACCGCAAGAGTGAAGACGTGGTGGATTACTGCGAGCGCGAGGGCATTGGCTTTCTGCCGTGGTATCCGCTGGCCGCCGGTGGGCTGGCGCGGCCCGGCAGCGTGCTGAGCGACGTGGCGGGGCGGCTGGGAGCCACGCCGTCGCAGGTGGCGCTGGCCTGGGTGCTGCGGCGCAGCCCGGTGATGCTGCCCATTCCGGGCACGGGCAAGCGCAAGCACCTGGAAGAGAATGTGGCGGCGGCGCGGCTGAGCCTGTCGGATGAGGATTTCCGGGCGCTGGATCAGGTGGGGCGGGAGGAGTGGGCGAAGCAGGGGGGATAA
- a CDS encoding type III polyketide synthase translates to MTFSAPLLRAVVTGTPPWSAPQSQVREAARTLFPRMAARPGLLEVFDNAQIDTRALARPLEWYLSPRPFSERNAAFVEEARALSVRLARQALQEAQVAPAEVDAVVLVNTSGISAPSLDAHVIEALGISRHAVRLPVWGLGCAGGAAGLARAADLVRAGFRRVLFVAVELCSLTLLAGDESKSNFVGTALFSDGGAALVLTAPDVPGPPSLAELCGAFSTLIEDSEDIMGWDVVDDGLKVRFSRDIPALVRGMMAQNVAQALAAHGWTRQQVGTFVIHPGGVKVLAAFEEALALPAGTLDTSRAVLRRYGNMSSATVLFVLAEALQARPQGQGLLTAMGPGFSAEHVLLRFPATGT, encoded by the coding sequence ATGACGTTTTCCGCTCCCCTGTTGCGCGCCGTGGTCACGGGCACGCCGCCCTGGTCGGCCCCGCAGAGTCAGGTGCGCGAGGCGGCGCGCACGCTGTTTCCGCGTATGGCGGCGCGGCCGGGCCTGCTCGAGGTGTTCGACAACGCGCAGATTGACACCCGGGCGCTGGCCCGGCCGCTGGAGTGGTACTTGTCGCCGCGCCCGTTCAGCGAGCGCAATGCCGCCTTTGTGGAAGAGGCCCGCGCGCTGAGCGTGCGGCTGGCGCGGCAGGCGCTGCAAGAGGCGCAGGTGGCCCCGGCCGAGGTGGACGCCGTGGTGCTGGTGAACACCAGTGGCATCAGTGCGCCCAGCCTGGACGCGCACGTCATCGAGGCGCTGGGCATCAGCCGCCACGCCGTCCGGTTGCCGGTGTGGGGGCTGGGGTGTGCAGGGGGAGCAGCTGGGCTGGCCCGCGCCGCCGATCTGGTCCGTGCAGGGTTCCGGCGGGTGCTGTTCGTCGCCGTGGAACTGTGTAGCCTGACCCTGCTGGCCGGTGACGAGTCCAAGAGCAATTTCGTGGGCACGGCGCTGTTTTCCGATGGTGGCGCGGCCCTGGTGCTCACCGCGCCGGATGTGCCGGGGCCGCCCTCTCTGGCCGAACTGTGCGGCGCGTTTTCCACCCTGATCGAAGACAGCGAGGACATCATGGGCTGGGACGTGGTGGATGACGGCCTGAAAGTGCGCTTCAGCCGCGATATTCCGGCCCTGGTGCGCGGCATGATGGCGCAGAACGTGGCGCAGGCCCTGGCCGCCCACGGCTGGACGCGGCAGCAGGTGGGCACCTTTGTGATTCACCCGGGCGGCGTGAAGGTGCTGGCCGCCTTTGAAGAGGCGCTGGCCCTGCCCGCCGGCACCCTGGACACCAGCCGCGCCGTGCTGCGCCGCTACGGCAACATGAGCAGCGCCACGGTGCTGTTCGTGCTGGCCGAGGCGCTGCAGGCCCGCCCCCAGGGACAAGGTCTGCTGACCGCCATGGGCCCCGGCTTCAGCGCCGAACACGTGCTGCTGCGCTTCCCGGCAACTGGGACTTAA